The following proteins are co-located in the Styela clava chromosome 15, kaStyClav1.hap1.2, whole genome shotgun sequence genome:
- the LOC120334333 gene encoding dipeptidyl peptidase 1-like, with the protein MVSKTFMILSFLSTILSVYADTPANCTYEDLLGQWNIYIGPAGTRETVKCSEKPGAFVKEVLVTFSPLNKLIKDSDGEEGNFTLIYNQGFEFEVGFRKFFAFFEWQKVNATYSKYWCNRTMYGWAHDALGREWNCIVAVKQTHKFKYKMIWDYPPTIAKNPDADLYGLDEMFKNDNQFIYELNKVQSSWEAGRYEQFEKLTHRDLLRMAGHSQGKISVPKLPKKELDAETKSKFKDLPDSYDWRNVGGVDYVSPIRNQGQCGSCYTFASMGMLEARIRIRSNNSQTPVFSTQEVVSCSNYSQGCAGGFPYLIAGKYAQDYGVIDEECYPYQGKDSSCQPTKPNCRRHYVDDYWYVGGYYGGCTEDLMKLALVKNGPVAVGFEVYPDFMHYKTGIYHHVFQVSSNSNNLRFDPFELTNHAVLVVGYGADPKSGEKYWTVKNSWGPEWGEKGYFRIRRGNDECGMESLAVESFPMTDM; encoded by the exons ATGGTTTCAAAAACCTTTATGATTTTATcgtttttatcaacaattttATCTGTGTATGCTGACACTCCTGCAAACTGCACATATGAAGATTTACTAGGAcaatggaatatatatattggacCTGCTGGTACAAGAGAAACAGTCAAATGCTCAGAAAAACCAG gTGCTTTTGTTAAAGAAGTCTTAGTTACATTTTCACCACTGAATAAGTTGATCAAAGATTCAGATGGAGAAGAAGGAAATTTTACTCTTATTTATAACCAG ggCTTTGAATTTGAAGTTGGCTTCAGAAAATTTTTTGCATTCTTTGAATGGCAAAAAGTAAATGCAACTTATTCTAAATATTGGTGCAATCGTACTATGTATGGATGGGCGCATGATGCTCTCGGAAGAGAATGGAATTGCATTGTCGCCGTCAAGCAAACacacaaatttaaatataaaatgatttggGATTATCCACCGACAATTGCAAAGAATCCTGATGC tgATTTATATGGATTGgatgaaatgtttaaaaatgataatCAATTCATTTATGAATTAAATAAAGTCCAATCATCATGGGAGGCTGGGAGATATGAACAATTTGAAAAACTTACACATCGAGATCTGTTGAGGATGGCTGGGCACAGCCAAGGAAAAATAAGTGT ACCTAAACTACCAAAAAAAGAACTGGATGCAGAAACGAAGAGTAAATTCAAGGACTTACCCGATTCATATGACTGGAGGAATGTGGGCGGAGTCGATTATGTTTCACCAATCAGAAACCAG GGGCAATGTGGAAGCTGTTATACCTTTGCATCGATGGGAATGTTGGAAGCAAGAATTAGAATTAGATCAAACAATTCACAAACTCCTGTCTTTTCAACTCAGGAAGTTGTATCATGTTCAAATTATTCCCAAG GATGTGCTGGCGGATTTCCATATTTAATTGCTGGTAAATATGCACAAGACTATGGAGTGATTGATGAAGAATGCTATCCTTATCAA GGAAAAGATTCGTCTTGCCAGCCGACAAAACCAAACTGTCGCCGTCACTATGTTGATGATTATTGGTATGTTGGTGGTTATTATGGAGGATGCACTGAAGATTTGATGAAACTTGCTCTTGTCAAGAACGGGCCAGTTGCAGTGGGATTCGAG GTATATCCTGATTTCATGCATTATAAAACTGGTATCTACCATCACGTTTTCCAAGTTTCAAGCAATTCAAATAACCTACGGTTTGATCCTTTTGAGCTCACAAACCATGCAGTTCTTGTAGTGGGTTACGGGGCTGACCCCAAATCAGGTGAGAAATACTGGACCGTTAAAAATAGCTGGGGTCCAGAGTGGGGTGAAAAGGGGTATTTCAGAATCAGACGTGGCAATGATGAATGTGGAATGGAGAGTTTGGCTGTTGAAAGTTTTCCGATGACCGACATGTAA